The DNA segment TAAATTGTcggtaaagaaatgaatttttaaactaaatcaaataagtttttaaccaattagtcaaatttgcaaccaaaaagattaatttttcacaataaagattaatattttactaaacacagatattttcaaccaattagttaaattttcaactaaagaagatacattttcaatcaaaaatggtataattaaacttttagttaaaaaattaatttttaagtaaaagaaaggttttaaaataaaattatgaatcatgaaccaaaaaaagttttttttttaaaaagtactttcacgtttattttcagtgataaaaatttatttctaatgtaagaaaaaagaaagtttaaaaaaatgttaaattttcaagcgcagaaatagattttttactaaaattataatagttaaattatcagtaaaaaaattaattttgaaatcaagtaaaataagtttttaaccaactagttaaattttcaaccaaaaagattattttttcagaaagaagattaatatttgactaaaaaaaggaatttttcacaaaatgcatgaattttgaactacagaagataaattttcaactaaaaatggatgatttaaatttttagttaaaaaattaatgtttaactaaaacaaaggtttttaaaataaaaggatgaaccatcaaccaaaaaaaattttaacaaagtagttccacttttaactcttttgtaaaaaagtcaaatttttaaaatacttatattttcagttataaacatttattttgaatttaaaaaacaagacatAATAGAGagtatcagtaaaaaaaattaattttgaaaccaactaaaataatttttcgttaaatttacaatcaaaaagattattttttcacaaaaaagattaatatttcactaaaaaaaggaattttccacgaaatgcatgaatttccaacaaaaaacaacaaaacaagaaagttttgaacgaaatagttaaatttttatcctaaaaaatataCCTTTAACTAATATgatgagtcagaaaaaaactaattaaaaaaaaagaacaaaccttcaacaaaataaataaatattgaacagaaaatgatcaatttccaactagaaataaaatagctggttaaaatattataaaaataagttttcaaacaaaaaaaaacaacaacaatgaaaatatttaaagaaatagttcaatgttcaagcaaataaatgaatttttaactgcaatgatgaattttcaaccaaaaaaatgaaattttaatcgaaTGTTTCAATGTTCAACcctgaagaataattttctaccaaaacacacatatttgcaacaaaaaatgtgatttttacgGTTAAAAGCAGAGgtcttcaattttcagtttaaaataaaaaaatttcaactaaaaagcgaattttcaaccaaatagttcaattttcgaccaaagaaaataatttttaaacaaataaaatagatttttcaataaaatcgataAGTATCCCACcaagaagaattaatttctatcaagaaaaataatattttaattggaaaaaaaacaactaattttcaaccaaagaaacgaattttcaaccaagaagatacattttctagcAAAAGAGAATAAGGTGAAACAAAATAcagatgtaaaataaaataaataaagtaaatttaaatccttCACCAAAATaaatataaggaattttaaccgaaaagataaagttacacaaataataagattaattttctactaaaaaggtaaattttcagtaaaatgattgcattttcaactttaacagataattttttacttcaatatagaatattgaaattttcagtaagaaatgaatttttaaacaaataaaataaattctaaataggtaaattttcaacgaaatatttgtgagtaaattattttcaaacaagttgttgagtttttgactaaaaatttaatagttaatatttcaacaaaaaaggttttaattatagaccaaaaacagttttcaaccaagcaattgcatttttagttaataaagatCGACTTTCCAcaagagatgatttttaaaacctgaaagacgaaatttcaaccaaaacaaagattttcagtcaataattaaaaaaaaaaatgtattcaaagtgtgcaatttttatgcaaaaaagattaattttctagaaaatacttgaatctgcaaatcgaaaatatgaatttttcaacaaaattttaatattcgatcAAATAGTAGaagcttaaaccaaaaataacaaaatacaattatttttaactaaaaaagatcaattttgaaaaaaataattttcaaggaaattgttaaattttctaccaaagaaattaatctttaatgaaactattaatttttcaacacaaaagaataaatttttaaccaataatcgaaattttttaaacaaaatacatgaattttgaactaaaagaacatcagttatcaacaaaaaatattagagtaaaattttcagtaaaaaaaaaaaagaattttaaaacaaaaaacacatctaattttctacaagatagtTAAATATACACCAAGGATCACATCAaagatctttaactaaaaaatgaatcttcaaccaaaaaaataaattattaaccaaataacacgaactttcaacaaaataaatcaattttaaatcaaaaaagatcaatttccaaccaaaaaggaatagttaaattttcaatcagaaaaataaacgtttaacgAAAAGAAAacacaaatctttaacaaaataattgagtttcacaccgaaaaaatgaatctttaactaaaataatgattcttctaccaaaacaaatgaatttttaacaataacaaaattttttgacaaaagacatgaatttttaataaaaaaagataaattgtgaacaaaatcagcgaaaaaaatacgagacaatttctgaaaaaaaagtgtccaagaaattaaaatatgtatttaatatttgttctataatattaaaaaaaattatgatttttgattACAGCAAACATGATGAAATCTATGCCACCTCAACTGCCTCCCAGAGAGCCAAGGGTGATTCGATTAACTGTGGACCAGGAAGCTGTCCTCTTGGAACAATTCAACAGATGGCCAAAAATTCCGATGCACGCTGATATCGTTTTATTGGCAGCAGAGACTGGTCTTTCTGAAGAAGATGTTCATGTAAGCATCTCAGatcaatcaataataataatatattttttctaataatatatttttatttattacaaatttcgatTCTTATCCGATTATTTCGGAGATatagttttttaagaagaaaaaaattcccctcAGCCCGGATTCGAAGCGGGAACGCCACTATCCATGAGTAGAACGTTAACTGATCACGCCACTAAAGATATCGCTTCACTCATGATAGTGGCGTTTTTGGTTCAAATCCGGACTGaggtaaattttttcttgtttataaaaaattattttaccgaaGTGAtcgttttatcgaaatttttattaattaaaaattcaaaacaaattatgtAGCTTCCGAAATCTTGAGTTTcttctatataaaataaaattaggcatattttaatttgaaaagtatttttacaatctcttacaaaaaatttttctttcaggacTGGTATACCTTGAGGCTATCACAATTGAGGAAACAACAAGGCCTGGGCGGAAATTTCTCACTCAATAattgaacgaaaaattaaatatttaaattgcttcGTTTCTTCATTTGGcactacatttttcaaattacagttcttcagataaaaaataaaattttgaatttgagtcAAAATTACtcttgaaaaagattttcaacctTTAACAATGGACGTGATTTCATTTTCGCCactgtatatatttataactaatGAAATAAGTAAAGAAATCTTTGTAA comes from the Belonocnema kinseyi isolate 2016_QV_RU_SX_M_011 chromosome 6, B_treatae_v1, whole genome shotgun sequence genome and includes:
- the LOC117175674 gene encoding homeodomain-only protein-like isoform X2; the protein is MMKSMPPQLPPREPRVIRLTVDQEAVLLEQFNRWPKIPMHADIVLLAAETGLSEEDVHDWYTLRLSQLRKQQGLGGNFSLNN
- the LOC117175674 gene encoding homeodomain-only protein-like isoform X1, translating into MDPFGLYATGIVPYSYTFRKVVVRVEYLPPLYPNMMKSMPPQLPPREPRVIRLTVDQEAVLLEQFNRWPKIPMHADIVLLAAETGLSEEDVHDWYTLRLSQLRKQQGLGGNFSLNN